From the genome of Papaver somniferum cultivar HN1 chromosome 2, ASM357369v1, whole genome shotgun sequence, one region includes:
- the LOC113351086 gene encoding L-ascorbate oxidase homolog produces the protein MTLVEVEGTHTIQTNYTSLDIHVGQSYSVLVTADQLPQDYFMDVTTRFSTIRLEATALFSYSNSKGEIAGPVDANGGPSNNDIAFSLKQALSIRTNLTASGPRPNPQGSYHYGLINITRIIRLSNSAALVDNKQRYAINSVSFVAADTPPKIADHFKIPGVFLLGSILDSPPGIAMYLDTSVMAADFRDFVEIIFENNENTVQSYHIDGYSFFVVG, from the exons ATGACATTAGTTGAAGTCGAAGGAACGCACACAATCCAGACAAATTACACGTCGCTAGACATTCATGTTGGCCAATCTTATTCAGTTCTAGTAACTGCCGATCAACTTCCACAAGACTATTTTATGGATGTGACTACACGATTTTCAACCATCCGCCTCGAAGCCACGGCGCTTTTTAGTTATAGCAATTCTAAAGGGGAAATAGCTGGACCAGTTGATGCCAATGGTGGTCCTTCTAATAATGATATCGCGTTTTCCCTTAAACAAGCCCTCTCTATCAG GACTAACTTGACTGCAAGTGGACCAAGGCCAAACCCACAAGGTTCATACCACTACGGATTGATCAACATAACCAGAATTATCAGACTTTCCAATTCAGCAGCTCTAGTAGATAATAAACAGAGGTATGCAATAAACAGTGTCTCCTTCGTCGCAGCTGATACTCCTCCCAAAATTGCGGACCACTTCAAGATTCCAGGTGTTTTCCTTCTTGGTAGCATCCTAGACAGCCCTCCTGGTATAGCAATGTACCTTGACACATCTGTAATGGCTGCCGACTTTAGAGACTTCGTTGAAATCATAttcgaaaacaatgaaaacactgTGCAAAGTTATCACATTGATGGATATTCATTCTTCGTAGTCGGGTAA